The following proteins are encoded in a genomic region of Flammeovirga pectinis:
- a CDS encoding DUF1254 domain-containing protein has protein sequence MKSIIITIGSLLMTAFSCTAQVLPDHKVQEIKDKVSQQADPIISVAPNAEIGALGYYYDAKAVGTLAYEFGYSLVRMEQAMREYTSVPNPKPRTSYRAPLNKIGWAKRLPTAADKDMPTANNDTYYMSAVVDLSEPYILETPNTNGRYFVVNVFDMYHNLVEYIGKRNTGTTALKVALIPEGWEGDLPNDIDKKVIVKTDKAWLWGRIHVLEGENIKKLHLLQDQFKLRSLSESKGYENMNKQTELPEMPVFPTSDSLRFYKYLAFALSQNPTYTEDISLVGQFERIGIKGGKFSTDNLNEHQIKGLKEAAIEAPLAILSSMYSSSVTSNGWNIATKLDNYGYDFPFRSLISGPYLGGQGEKEAMYPIRFIDSDNAPVEGKNSYTITFDEEPPVDSFWSLTLYDATNKLFCDNSLNRYKFSSESKGLKKNKDGSFTIVIQNEEPKNTDNWLPAPKGGFYLIMRLYQPHQSVIDLEYKLPQLIKKKEIL, from the coding sequence CATAAGGTTCAAGAAATAAAAGATAAAGTAAGTCAACAAGCTGATCCCATTATTAGTGTTGCTCCAAATGCTGAAATTGGTGCTCTCGGTTACTATTACGATGCCAAAGCTGTTGGTACATTAGCCTATGAGTTTGGTTATTCTTTAGTAAGAATGGAACAAGCGATGAGAGAATATACTTCTGTTCCCAACCCTAAACCAAGAACGAGTTATAGAGCTCCTTTAAATAAAATTGGATGGGCAAAACGCCTTCCTACTGCTGCAGATAAAGATATGCCAACGGCCAATAATGACACCTATTACATGAGTGCTGTTGTCGATTTATCAGAACCCTATATTTTAGAAACACCCAATACAAATGGGCGCTACTTTGTGGTAAATGTATTTGATATGTACCATAACCTTGTAGAATATATTGGTAAACGAAATACAGGTACTACTGCTTTAAAGGTTGCTTTAATACCTGAAGGTTGGGAAGGTGACTTACCTAATGATATTGATAAAAAGGTAATTGTAAAAACAGATAAAGCATGGTTATGGGGTCGTATTCATGTTTTAGAAGGGGAGAATATTAAGAAACTACATCTACTTCAAGATCAATTTAAACTACGCTCTTTAAGTGAATCAAAAGGTTATGAAAACATGAATAAGCAAACAGAATTACCAGAAATGCCTGTTTTCCCAACATCAGATTCACTTCGTTTTTACAAGTACTTGGCTTTTGCTTTGTCTCAAAATCCTACTTATACAGAAGATATTTCTTTAGTAGGCCAGTTTGAGAGAATTGGTATTAAAGGAGGTAAATTCTCTACAGATAATCTAAACGAACATCAAATTAAAGGTTTGAAAGAAGCCGCCATAGAAGCTCCATTGGCTATTTTATCGTCTATGTATTCTTCTTCAGTTACTAGCAATGGCTGGAATATTGCCACAAAATTAGATAATTATGGTTATGATTTCCCTTTCAGATCATTAATTTCAGGACCTTATTTAGGCGGTCAAGGTGAAAAAGAAGCCATGTACCCTATCCGATTTATTGATAGTGATAATGCACCTGTGGAAGGCAAAAATAGTTATACTATTACTTTCGATGAAGAACCTCCAGTAGACTCTTTTTGGTCACTTACTTTATACGATGCTACCAATAAGCTTTTCTGTGATAATTCTTTAAATCGTTATAAATTTAGTAGCGAATCAAAAGGATTGAAAAAAAACAAAGACGGGTCGTTTACTATTGTAATTCAAAACGAAGAACCTAAGAATACAGACAATTGGTTACCTGCTCCAAAAGGAGGTTTCTATTTAATTATGCGTTTGTATCAACCCCATCAAAGTGTTATCGACCTAGAATATAAATTACCACAACTTATTAAAAAGAAAGAAATACTTTAA